A genomic window from Melanotaenia boesemani isolate fMelBoe1 chromosome 15, fMelBoe1.pri, whole genome shotgun sequence includes:
- the mia gene encoding melanoma-derived growth regulatory protein codes for MAHKFWFALSVWLLLVTCEAGKHMPKLSNKKLCADSECSHPILIARAVQDYYPGDCRFIPIRQGQLVYVYAMLKDTGNLFWAGSVQGSYYGEQEARIGHFPSSVVEETHVLMPANTEVKTTKWDFYCN; via the exons ATGGCTCACAAATTCTGGTTTGCTCTTTCAGTGTGGCTTTTGCTGGTGACCTGTGAGGCTGGAAAGCACATGCCAAAGCTCTCCAACAAGAAACTCTGCGCTGACTCTGAATGCAGCC ATCCTATCTTGATAGCTCGTGCGGTCCAGGACTACTACCCTGGAGACTGCAGGTTCATTCCCATCCGACAGGGGCAGCTTGTCTATGTTTATGCAATGCTAAAAGACACAGGGAACCTCTTCTGGGCTGGCAGT GTACAAGGCTCCTATTACGGAGAACAAGAGGCTCGCATTGGACACTTCCCCAGCAGTGTAGTGGAGGAGACACATGTACTCATGCCAGCCAACACTGAGGTTAAAACTACT aaatgggACTTCTACTGCAACTGA
- the cryabb gene encoding crystallin, alpha B, b isoform X1 — translation MEIPIQYPWYRRAFPSRFSDLSLAEPLTDWPMMWPFSWSFPWIRPSFMRWFNWPENGHSEMRMEKDRYVIYLDVKHFCPDELSVNVSDDFITVHAKHEDRQDDHGYVSREFLRKYRLPSGVSVADVTSSLSVDGVLTIMAPRSSPGPERPIPISCDDGAQKQKM, via the exons ATGGAAATTCCCATCCAATACCCCTGGTACCGCCGGGCCTTCCCAAGCCGCTTCTCTGACCTCTCCTTGGCAGAACCTCTCACTGACTGGCCAATGATGTGGCCCTTCTCCTGGTCCTTCCCATGGATACGCCCTTCCTTCATGCGCTGGTTCAACTGGCCTGAGAATGGACACAGTGAG ATGCGCATGGAAAAGGATCGTTatgttatttatctggatgTGAAGCATTTCTGCCCtgatgagctgtctgtcaatgTTAGTGATGATTTCATCACAGTACACGCCAAACACGAGGACAGACAG GACGATCACGGCTATGTGTCAAGAGAATTTCTGAGGAAGTACAGACTTCCATCTGGCGTGTCAGTGGCTGACGTCACCTCCAGTCTGTCTGTTGATGGTGTGCTAACAATCATGGCACCTCGATCATCTCCTGGACCAGAGCGCCCTATTCCTATTTCCTGTGATGATGgagcacagaaacagaaaatgtag
- the cryabb gene encoding crystallin, alpha B, b isoform X2, whose amino-acid sequence MMWPFSWSFPWIRPSFMRWFNWPENGHSEMRMEKDRYVIYLDVKHFCPDELSVNVSDDFITVHAKHEDRQDDHGYVSREFLRKYRLPSGVSVADVTSSLSVDGVLTIMAPRSSPGPERPIPISCDDGAQKQKM is encoded by the exons ATGATGTGGCCCTTCTCCTGGTCCTTCCCATGGATACGCCCTTCCTTCATGCGCTGGTTCAACTGGCCTGAGAATGGACACAGTGAG ATGCGCATGGAAAAGGATCGTTatgttatttatctggatgTGAAGCATTTCTGCCCtgatgagctgtctgtcaatgTTAGTGATGATTTCATCACAGTACACGCCAAACACGAGGACAGACAG GACGATCACGGCTATGTGTCAAGAGAATTTCTGAGGAAGTACAGACTTCCATCTGGCGTGTCAGTGGCTGACGTCACCTCCAGTCTGTCTGTTGATGGTGTGCTAACAATCATGGCACCTCGATCATCTCCTGGACCAGAGCGCCCTATTCCTATTTCCTGTGATGATGgagcacagaaacagaaaatgtag